The proteins below are encoded in one region of Oncorhynchus clarkii lewisi isolate Uvic-CL-2024 chromosome 33, UVic_Ocla_1.0, whole genome shotgun sequence:
- the LOC139393027 gene encoding store-operated calcium entry regulator STIMATE-like produces MDIYGYNGVFLVKRPFNNAIFEISNMSDITKANPQGCDNGALTNRFGVLIQGLLAIVTFSTLMVKRFREPVGIRRPWRIWFYDMSKQAIGALFIHFANVFLSNLTEMDPCSLYLINFLLDATLGMLVIWAGVKVVSRIVEYKQFTLLTFGEYGDPPQAAAWLGQCGVYLLIMVLEKSVVSLVLLIPGWTNLQSVLLDYIPNPQVDLVLVMLIVPVIVNSIMFWVVDSLMMRKYKSLDDSCDPSTKVVSTVPWVTGDESQVLLPVDTDAEEEDSSTMDPGGSHSSLPVVGIIPSWVEV; encoded by the exons ATGGACATTTACGGATACAATGGTGTTTTTCTGGTCAAAAGACCGTTTAATAATGCCATTTTTGAGATTTCGAATATGTCAGACATTACGAAGGCGAACCCTCAGGGATGCGATAACGGGGCTTTGACAAACAGATTCGGAGTCTTGATTCAAGGGTTGCTGGCCATAGTTACCTTCAGCACATTGATGG TGAAGAGGTTCCGTGAACCCGTAGGGATCAGAAGACCGTGGAGGATCTG GTTTTACGACATGTCCAAGCAGGCCATTGGCGCTCTCTTCATCCACTTCGCCAATGTGTTcctctccaacctcacagaaatGGACCCCTGTTCCCT GTATTTGATAAATTTCCTGCTCGATGCCACGCTAGGCATGCTGGTCATCTGGGCAGGGGTCAAGGTTGTCTCCAGGATCGTGGAGTACAAGCAGTTCACACTGCTCACCTTTGGAGAATACG GTGACCCTCCCCAGGCCGCAGCGTGGCTCGGTCAGTGTGGTGTCTACCTTCTCATCATGGTCCTGGAGAAGAGTGTAGTCAGCTTGGTGCTGCTCATTCCAGGATGGACCAAC CTGCAGTCTGTGTTGCTGGACTACATCCCTAACCCTCAGGTGGACCTTGTGTTGGTCATGCTCATCGTGCCCGTCATTGTCAAC TCCATCATGTTCTGGGTGGTGGACAGTCTGATGATGAGGAAGTACAAGAGCCTGGACGACTCCTGTGACCCCTCGACCAAGGTCGTCTCCACGGTGCCGTGGGTTACTGGCGACGAGTCACAG GTCCTGTTGCCCGTCGACACAGACGCTGAGGAGGAGGATAGTTCAACAATGGATCCAGGAGGGTCCCACTCTAGCCTCCCAGTAGTGGGCATAATACCTAGCTGGGTGGAGGTGTAG